The region TATCGGTTTCGCCGGTACGGATGCGAATAGCCTGTTCCAGATTGACCACGAAGATCTTGCCGTCACCGATCTTGCCGGTGTTGGCCGCCTTGGTTATCGCCTCGATAACACGGTCAAGATCCTTGTCGTCAATGGCGACATCAATCTTCACCTTCGGCAGAAAATCGACCACGTATTCCGCGCCACGATACAGCTCGGTATGACCCTTCTGCCGACCGAAGCCCTTGACCTCAGTAACGGTAATGCCCTGCACGCCGATCTCGGACAACGACTCGCGTACATCGTCCAACTTGAACGGCTTGATGATGGCAGTGACTAGCTTCATGAAAACTCTCTCCCGAATTGGTGGACTTGCCCCAGGAAAACAAACCCGTCTCAAGTCTAAGCGCAGTGCCTGGCTTTGTAACGCGTCGTCGCCTCGGCATTTGCCGTTGCGACGCCAGCGAACCACTGGTGACGAAACCTGTACCCCTGATCCGTCGGCGCACTGCATTCGTCACAGCGACTGCATCAGTGCATGGGTCATGATCGTCTAAGCAGAAAGCTTGCCAGCTCCGTAAAAACCACTGAAATCAGTCCGTTGCCCACTTATGCCCACCTGCGGGGCTGTATGGCGACGCCAATGCGCACAAAAACAGTGCGTAGCCGCCCGACCCCCTGCGCGAAAAGCGTGCGTCTGTGGCCGTGAAAGGACTATAGACGCTGCGTGATACACTGCCCGCCAACAGTTTTCCGGAATATTTCCCATGCTCGCGCCCAAAGACCTTCTCGACGCCCTGAGCGGCCACGCCTCTCGCCTTTTCAGCGGCGACACCCCGCTGCCCCGCAACGAAATCGAAAGCCAGTTCAAAGCGTTGCTGCAAAGCGGCTTCAGCAAGCTCGACCTGGTGAGCCGGGAAGAGTTTGACAGCCAGATGGTCGTACTGGCCCGCACCCGTGCGCGGCTGGAGAGCCTGGAGGCGAAGGTGGCGGAGTTGGAAGCCAGGTTAACGCCGCCCACTGAGTAAACGCGGTCAGTGTGGGAGCTGGCTTGCCTGCGATGCAGGCGCCTCGGTGTATCAGTTGCACTGAGGTGATGCTATCGCAGGCAAGCCAGCTCCCACATAAAGCGCTGCGACCGACGCTGGATACGTTCTGTAAAACCTCTCCCGCCTCGCTCTCCACCCCCTCGTCTACCCTTGAAAAACCGCAGGAAGCGGCCCTCTCTTCAAGGAACGAGCATGTCCCTCGCCATCGTCCACAGCCGCGCCCAGATTGGCGTCGAAGCCCCTGCCGTCAGCGTTGAAGTGCATATGGCCAACGGCCTGCCCTCCCTGACGCTGGTAGGCCTGCCGGAAACTGCTGTCAGGGAAAGCAAGGACCGCGTGCGCAGCGCCATCCTTAACTCAGCGCTGCAATACCCGGCCCGCCGCATCACCCTCAACCTCGCGCCTGCCGACCTGCCCAAGGACGGCGGGCGTTTTGATTTGGCGATTGCCCTGGGGATTCTGGCGGCCAGCATGCAAGTGCCGGCGTTGATGCTGGACGACGTGGAGTGCCTGGGTGAGTTGGCGCTGTCCGGTGAGGTGCGCGCGGTCAAAGGCGTGCTGCCCGCCGCGCTGGCGGCGCGCAAGGCCGGGCGCACCGTGATAGTGCCTCGGGCCAATGCCGAGGAAGCGTGCCTGGCGTCGGGGTTGAAGGTGATTGCGGTAGACCACCTGCTGCAGGTGGTGGCGCACCTGAACGGGCATGTGCCGATTGAGCCC is a window of Pseudomonas antarctica DNA encoding:
- the glnK gene encoding P-II family nitrogen regulator, giving the protein MKLVTAIIKPFKLDDVRESLSEIGVQGITVTEVKGFGRQKGHTELYRGAEYVVDFLPKVKIDVAIDDKDLDRVIEAITKAANTGKIGDGKIFVVNLEQAIRIRTGETDTDAI
- a CDS encoding accessory factor UbiK family protein, whose protein sequence is MLAPKDLLDALSGHASRLFSGDTPLPRNEIESQFKALLQSGFSKLDLVSREEFDSQMVVLARTRARLESLEAKVAELEARLTPPTE